In the Gossypium arboreum isolate Shixiya-1 chromosome 10, ASM2569848v2, whole genome shotgun sequence genome, one interval contains:
- the LOC108487311 gene encoding E3 ubiquitin-protein ligase SINAT2-like, giving the protein MAPGGGSCKEVIESRVTFSDYDMATSSVDLRGSPLRKTATALSGNLGSTSMNDVHELLECPVCVNLMYPPIYQCPNGHTVCSTCKTRVHNCCPTCRNELGNIRCLALEKVAKSLELPCSYQILGCHDIFPYYSKLKHEKNCRYRPYSCPYAGAECSVTGDIPFLVMHLKNDHRVDMHDGCTFNHRYVKSNPHEVENATWMLTVFNCFGRQFCLHFEAFHIGMAPVYMAFLRFMGDEDEARQFSYSLEVGGSGRKFMWQGVPRSIRDSHRKVRDSQDGLIIQRNLALYFSGGDRQELKLKVAGRIWKEQ; this is encoded by the exons ATGGCGCCTGGTGGTGGTAGCTGCAAAGAGGTGATCGAGTCCCGAGTTACATTTTCAGATTATGATATGGCAACTTCAAGTGTGGATTTAAGAGGTTCCCCTTTAAGAAAAACAGCAACTGCTTTAAGTGGAAATCTGGGATCGACATCAATGAACGATGTCCACGAACTACTGGAGTGTCCCGTTTGCGTAAATTTGATGTATCCTCCAATTTACCAG TGTCCCAATGGCCACACTGTATGTTCAACTTGCAAGACTAGAGTTCACAACTGTTGCCCGACTTGTCGCAATGAACTCGGAAATATAAGGTGTTTGGCTCTAGAGAAGGTAGCCAAGTCGCTGGAACTTCCTTGCAGTTACCAGATTCTGGGTTGTCATGATATTTTTCCATACTACAGCAAGCTCAAGCACGAAAAAAACTGCAGGTATCGCCCGTATAGTTGCCCATATGCCGGAGCTGAATGCTCTGTCACTGGTGATATTCCATTTCTTGTCATGCATCTCAAGAATGATCACAGGGTAGACATGCATGACGGGTGCACTTTCAACCACCGATACGTCAAATCCAATCCCCACGAAGTGGAAAATGCCACGTGGATGTTAACT GTTTTCAATTGTTTCGGACGACAGTTTTGCTTGCACTTTGAGGCATTTCACATAGGAATGGCACCGGTTTACATGGCCTTTCTGCGGTTCATGGGTGACGAAGACGAGGCAAGACAATTTAGTTATAGTCTGGAAGTTGGGGGCAGCGGCAGGAAGTTTATGTGGCAAGGGGTGCCTAGAAGCATCCGTGATAGTCACCGGAAAGTTCGAGATAGTCAAGATGGACTTATCATTCAACGGAACCTGGCACTCTACTTCTCAGGTGGTGATAGACAGGAACTGAAGCTGAAAGTGGCTGGCCGTATTTGGAAAGAACAATGA